From Tripterygium wilfordii isolate XIE 37 chromosome 13, ASM1340144v1, whole genome shotgun sequence, the proteins below share one genomic window:
- the LOC120012458 gene encoding uncharacterized protein LOC120012458: MEELPKKFTISHIKPYDGTTYPEDHVDQYSQQLTLVSYPFNKHETCMCRGFSSTLVGLPLKWYLNLPEGQIASFAQLADTFVEQFASSRKIITTSDDLYRLRQKQGKSLRSFLTRFNKEKLEIPGCLDEIAINAFRMALLPGSKLYGKLTRYPCKSFQEVQLKKSEQKQVSSEAPRYPRRDPEPIDFKKKPRSPEYNLVIPPNEVLSVLKKMGDVVRWPDEVRKPLDQRDTFKWCEFHNDYGHTTDDCFTLKKEVIQLLKKGYLRDLLSERGKATMVQAERREEEQKPPPPEKTINVIISGSEISRITHSLTKKHVKQTENFEVWNDKLMVQFTRQVISFTDDKMSRSLNPHDDSLVITLQIANCEVKRIMINDGSSANLLFMSTLQAMGLLEAEIIRGHIPLIGFSGEQQYTIGSIPLQV; the protein is encoded by the exons atggaagagctcccaaagaaattcaCCATATCACATATCAAACCTTATGATGGTACCACCTACCCcgaagatcatgtggatcaaTACAGTCAACAATTGACTTTGGTATCATACCCATTCAATAAGCATGAAACATGTATGTgccgaggatttagttcaactttGGTTGGACTTCCTCTGAAGTGGTATCTTAATCTTCCAGAAGGGCAAATTGCTTCATTCGCACAATTAGCCGACACATTCGTGGAACAGTTTGCAAGCAGCAGGAAAATAATTACAACATCTGATGATCTATATCGGCTACGACAGAAACAAGGCAAATCTTTGCGATCATTCTTAACAAGATTCAATAAAGAGAAACTGGAGATTCCAGGGTGCTTAGACGAGATTGCAatcaatgcatttcgcatggctcttcttcctggaagcaaATTGTACGGGAAGCTTACTCGTTATCCATGTAAGTCATTTCAAGAAGTGCAA CTGAAGAAATCTGAACAAAAACAAGTAAGTTCAGAGGCTCCACGTTATCCTCGTAGAGATCCCGAGCCGATTGATTTCAAGAAAAAACCCCGATCTCCTGAATATAATTTGGTGATTCCACCAAATGAAGTCTTATCAgtgttgaagaaaatgggagatgttGTTCGATGGCCCGATGAAGTTCGTAAACCGCTAGATCAACGGGATACTTTCAAATGGTGCGAATTTCACAACGATTATGGGCATACAACAGATGACTGTTTTACcctcaaaaaagaagtaatccaattattaaagaaaggttatcttcgggATTTACTATCTGAAAGAGGAAAAGCAACAATGGTCCAAGCTGAAAGAcgagaagaagaacagaaacCACCTCCCCCGGAAAAGACGATTAATGTAATAATCAGTGGATCGGAGATTAGCAGAATTACACACTCATtgacaaagaaacatgtcaagcagaCAGAGAATTTTGAGGTATGGAATGACAAGCTGATGGTACAATTCACAAGGCAAGTCATCAGTTTCACAGACGATAAGATGTCGAGATCACTAAATCCACATGATGATTCCTTGGTAATtactttgcaaattgccaattgtgaagttaaaagaatcatgattaaCGATGGCAGCTCAGCAAATTTACTGTTCATGTCTACACTACAAGCGATGGGACTTTTAGAAGCCGAAATAATTAGAGGTCATATTCCACTCATCGGTTTCAGCGGAGAACAACAATATACCATCGGCTCTATTCCTTTGCAAGTGTAG
- the LOC120012457 gene encoding uncharacterized protein LOC120012457: MVVTSFPIKTILHKPELSGRLTKWAIELTEHDIVYQPRTAIKAQILADFIAEFSPGLMDNAHKELRQNNGDDEAIWQLFVDGSSNAKGSGLGIILISPQGDQFPQVVHCGFHATNNEALIEGLKQAKELKVQRVHVTSDSQLIVNQLNGEYQAKDERMNNYLKEENQQADALTNLGSAIQVQTTQNVPLIYLESSTINKNSIVEQSFVIIENDDDWRTPFVQYLRDDMLPQDKNEARSLQRKASRYTIANGILYKRSYQGVLLRCLSQDEAQYALAELHEGVCENHSGGRSLASKVMQTDYYWPTLPGDAATYVAKYYFTKSVEAEAYKQVWDKEIKLCFASPRHPQSNGQSEATNKTIVSTLNKRLENTKGAWADELPGVLWSYRTTVRTSTNETPFSLTYGTEAVLPVELASQQHDLNGSEMRRITSPSLKS; the protein is encoded by the exons aTGGTGGTAACAAGCTTCCCAATCAAAACAATACTTCACAAACCAGAATTGTCTGGACGATTAACGAAGTGGGCAATTGAGCTAACCGAGCATGATATCGTATATCAACCTCGAACAgcaatcaaagcccaaattcTGGCAGATTTTATTGCTGAATTTAGTCCAGGATTGATGGATAATGCTCACAAAGAATTGCGTCAAAACAACGGAGACGATGAagctatttggcaattatttgttgatggctCGAGCAATGCAAAGGGAAGCGGCCtaggtatcatcttaatctcaccacaaggagatcaattccctcaagTTGTACATTGTGGATTTCACGCTACAAACAATGAAGCTCTGATTGAGGGACTGAAACaagcaaaagaattaaaagttcaacGTGTCCACGTGACTTCAGATTCCCAATTGATCGTTAACCAATTGAAtggagaatatcaagcaaaagatgagagaatgaaCAATTATCTGAA AGAAGAGAACCAGCAAGCAGATGCACTGACGAATTTAGGATCAGCAATCCAAGTGCAAACAACTCAAAACGTCCCattgatttatttggaatcatcgacaataaacaaaaattccatAGTGGAGCAATCATTTGTTATTATTGAAAACGATGATGATTGGAGAACACCATTCGTACAATATCTGCGGGATGACATGTTACCACAAGATAAAAATGAGGCCAGATCACTACAACGAAAAGCATCCCGCTACACAATAGCTAACGGTATTCTTTACAAAAGGTCATATCAAGGGGTTTTGCTACGATGTTTATCTCAAGACGAAGCACAATATGCCTTAGCAGAACTGCATGAAGGTGTCTGTGAAAACCATTCAGGTGGGCGAAGCTTAGCTagtaaagtcatgcaaactGATTATTATTGGCCTACGCTTCCTGGCGATGCAGCCACATATGTggctaaat ACTACTTCACAAAATCGGTTGAAGCTGAAGCATATAAACAAGTCTGGGACAAAGAG ATAAAGCTTTGCTTCGCGTCACCGAGGCATCCACAATCGAATGGGCAATCAGAAGCTACTAACAAGACAATCGTCAGCACCCTAAATAAGAGATTAGAGAACACAAAGGGAGCCTGGGCAGACGAACTCCCAGGGGTTCTATGGTCATATCGTACAACAGTTAGAACTTCAACTaatgaaactccattttctttaacttatggaactgaaGCAGTGCTACCAGTTGAGTTGGCCTCCCAACAGCACGATTTGAATGGAAGCGAGATGAGGAGAATAACATCACCCTCACTGAAGAGTTAG